In bacterium, the genomic stretch CAACAACGTGGACCATCTGCTGGACCTCGACCACCGGGGGCAGACCCTCGTAAGCTGGTCCCTGGCCAGCGACACGCCCAGCCGGCTGATCGAGAGGAAGACGCCGCCCATGCGGGCGCGCATCGGGGCGATGCACAAGTGCCAGGAGGCGGGCTACGGGGTGCGGGTCCGCCTCTCCCCCATCTGCCCGGTAGTGAACTGGCGCGGCGAGGTCACGGAGATGCTCGAGGCGCTCTTCGCGCAGGTCTGCCCGCAGGTCATCTCGATGGACGTGCTGGGGTGGATGAACGCCCGGCAGATGCGTGAGGCGCTCGACATTGAGCTGCTGGACCCCCTCTACTGCGACTTCGTCATCCAGCAGTCCGAGCTTTCGCCGGGCGTCCACACCAAGCACTTGTTCAGCCACGACATGCGGCTGACGATCTTCCGCCACGTCCTGGGCGAGATCCGCCGCCTGCAGCCGGAGACGCCGGTGTCGCTATGCATGGAGACTAGGGAGATGTGGCGGGAGCTGGGCCCGGACCTCGGTATGACCCCGGGGAACTACGTCTGCTGCTGCGGCCCGACCAGCGTGCCGGGGCACAGGCTGCTGCAGGTGTAGAGCTGGCGCTGCAGGGCGGGGGCTTGTACCCCGCCCCGCATGGCACGAACCGAACGTCTCGGCGGGGTACAAGCCCCCGCCCTACACTCTCCGCCTCGGCTACACCCGTGGATGCGCCTAGCCCTGCACCGACAGGTACCCGGGCTGGACGATCAGGCGGTCCACCTTCGGCGACATGGGGATCTTCTGCAGGTCCAACAGCGGGTTGATCTTCTTCAGGAGGGTGCGCAGCGGCGCGGTGGGCAGCGGTAGGCCGCCGACCGAGGCCTTGGTCGGGATGAAGCTGATCCGGTAGCCGTCGGGGCACTCCAACCGTCCCTGCGCCATGAAGTTCGTGGCCAGGCCGAAGCGGTACTTCCCGGTGATGACCAGGTTGCCATGGCCCAGCTTGATGCGCATGTTCTCGATCCGGTTCTTCTTGAAGGTCAGGGCGCGGTTCAGGTCGGCCTCTGAGACCTTCGCGTGGATCCTGTCCGACCCGCGCCGCAGCACCTTCACATCATTGCGCGTCCGCAGTCTCGGCAGGTCGAGGACCAGATCCTGTGCCTGCATCAGCACCTGCGTCATCTTTACTCCGTCCACCGTGACGGAGTCCGCCGTGACCTTGATCTGCTTGAAGGCGCCCTTGTCCATGCCGGCGTTGCCCGGATGGGGCGTCACGGCGATACGCAGGTTCTGCACCTTCCACAGGTGCGTCATGCGGGAACGGATACGGGCGGCCACTTGGTCGGGCGTCATCGCCGGCCACGCAGCCGTCGCAACCATGGCCATCCCCACCACGGCTGTCAGACATCGTGTGCGAAAGCTCACAATCCTCAACTCCATGTGCTCCGGGGCCACAGCCCCATTCATTACTACGGTGCGTAGGACATTGCGTTAGAGTCGCTACGCCGCCCAAAAGTTTCGCCCGCCTTGCCGCGCGGGGCCTGCAGCCGCATCGTGTGCCCTCGCGCAGGAGGGAACACGGCTCCCGGCGGCGCAATACCCGGGACACGGAGGAATCATGACCATGACCCCACCCCTGCCCGTCTGGCTCATCCTGATGCTCATCCTGCTGGCGGCCCTGCCCGCCCAGGCCAAGTACCCCGACGACCTGCCCCCGGCCGAGAAGGCCATCGCCGGCACCGTGGACCCCTGGGGGCTGCCCTTCAGCGACTCCCTGCGCGCTTTCGACGAGCGCTTCGGCCCTGACAGCCGCTTCGCCCTCGGCGTGACCCACGACCTGGTCAAGGTCTGGCCGCTCAAGTACTGGTTCCGCGGTCAGAGCGTCGCCACCCGTGGCGACCAACCGGGCCTGCTGCAGACCGAGCCGCGATGGGCGGCCGCCGGTGACACCGTCGCCTTCCAGGTCGTCGTATTGCCCCGGATGGGCGCGGCCGACGCCACCTACACCGTCCAGGCCGGCGTGGATGGCTGCCCCGGAGCCCAGATCGAGACCTTTCGTGAGGTCTTCGTCAAGACCGCCCAGCCCGGCTACCCCCGCTACCCCGTTGACCGCTGGCCCGATCCGCTCGTGCCAGCCTCGGAGGTGGCGCTCTCCGGGACGGACTGCGGCGCGTTCTGGGTGGATGTCAAGCTGCCAGCCGGCGCGCCGGCTGGCCTCGTGACTGCCCGCGTCAAGGTCACTGACGGAACCCAGACCAACACCCTAGAGGAACGCTTCCGGATCGTCCCGGGCCTCCCGCTGCGCCCGCGGGACTTCCCGCTCGTGGCCTGGTTCCGCCCGCGGTACGGCAAGAAGAGCCTCAGCCAGGACCAGATGCTCGGGATGGCCAAGCTGGCCCTGGACCACAACATGCAGGCCATGGACATCCTCAAGGGCACCTTCAAGCCCGACGATCCCGCGGAGTTCGACCGGATCCACGATGGGTTGGCCGCCGCGGGCCAGAACGTGTTCGAGCTTGACGCTCCCGGCAAGAAGTACGACTACAAGCTGCTGTATGACCACATCAAGGCCAAAGGCTGGCTCGATCAGGCGCTCGTGTACAGCAACAACGACGAGCCCCTCACCGAGACCTTCGAGCAGTCCAACGTGCCGTGGTGCCAGGACATGAAGCAGAAGTACCCGGGCCTGCGGGTGTTCCTGGCCTCGGCGTACCACCAGGGCATGGAGCGCGGCTGCGACATCTGGATGACCGACCTGTCCACCGAGGGCTATGACCCCGAGGGCATGCGCCATCTCAAGGCCCCGACGCTGTGGCACTACTACTGCCACCTGCCGATCCACATCCAGTTCCGGGCGCCGCTGACGATGGCCCCGAACATGGAGGTGGACTGCGACGCCCTACAGCACCGGCTGGCGCTGTGGATGTCGGACTACTACGGGGCCAAGGGCGTGTTCATCTGGGCCGGCTTCTCGGCCGGGGGCATCAAGGACGACTTCTGGCAGACGCTCGAGCTGGAGCAGACGCCCGGCGGCTACCCGTACGGCGGCATCCACAATGGCAATAACTACCTCGTCTACCCGCCCCAGAGCGACGGGGGGCCCGTCCTGCCCTCCGTGCGCCTGAAGGTGCTGCGGGCCGGGATGCAGGACCTGGCCCTGCTGCGCGTGGCGCGGCAGATGCTTGCCGACGGCAAGGTGAAGGGCGCCAAGGCGCGCAAGCTGAAGGAGTTGCTGAACCCGACGCCAGGCCTCTTCGTGCACCCGCAGTACTGGGATCGCCTGCCCGAGACGCTCCTGGCCCGCGAGCAGGCCATCCTGCAGGCCTTGGCGCAGTAGCCGTTACTGGGACCGCGGGCTTCCAGCCCGCGCCGTCGTCGTGGTGCGGGCTTCCAGCCCACGCCGTTAGCAGACCGGGCAGGCAAGGCCGCCTGCCTTACCGGAGGACACACCATGCGTATCGCCATTCTCGGCGCCAGCCACTGGCATGTGCGCCTGATGTACGTCGAAGCCCTGCAGAAGCTGGGCGAGGAGATCGTGGCCCTCGGCGAGTGCCTGCCGGGCAAGCTCGCGCTGACCGACGGGCTCGTGGACTGCCCGTCGTACACCGACTACGACAAGCTCATCGCCGAGCAGAAGCCTGACTTCGTGTTCGCCCATGCGCCGCATGCGGACATGACCGCCCTGGCCGACTGGCTGGTTGAGCGCCGCCTACCCTTTCACATGGAGAAGCCCATGGGCGTGGATTGGCGCAAGCTGGAGCCGGTGGCGACCATGGCCCGGACCGAAGGCGTCTTCGCCAGCGTCGCGCTGGTCTCCCGCTACTATGCCGTTGTGCAGTGGCTCCGCGAGCGGCGGGAGCAGATCGGACGCGTGAACCACTACTACTACCGGCTCTTCGCGGGCGACCCGGGCCGGTACCGCGAGTGGGGCGTGGAGTGGATGCTCGACCCCGCGCGCGCCGGGGCCGGCCCGCTCTTCAACTTCGGCCCGCATGTGGTGGACCTGTTCTTCTACCTGTGCGTCCAAGAGGTCACCCAGGTCTCCGCCCACTGGACCCGCGGCCTGCACGGAGAGCCGATTGAGGACCTCTGCAGTCTCACCATGGTCGGCGCCGAGGGGGAGATCGGCGTGGGTGAAGTCAGCTACTCGATGCCGGAGGGTTACGAGCGCTACTTCTCGCTCGACTCGGCGAACCTGCACTGCGGCGGGCCCGAGATGGGTGACATGACGGTCTACTGGCGCGACGGCCGCAGCGAACGCGTCGTCGGCAACACCGCCGATGACGTGTACTTCTCATACACGAAGGACACGCTGGAGCGCTTCCGCGCCGGACAGCCGCCCGTGGCGGGGATGGACGACATGGTCAAGACGCTGCGGGTGCTCAATGCGGCCAGGGAGTCGGCGCAGACCGGCCAGCCGGTGCGCATCGGCGGCCACTAGCCGCGTGGCTATGCCGTGAGCCGCGTGGGCGCGCGTGTCCCCACGCGCGCAGGTCCACCGCTAGCCACGCAGAGGCGGGCTGGAAGCCCGCACTACCAGTCTGTTGGCACTACCCGTCCATTGACACTACCCAAGCATAGGGGGACCAGACCATGGCCCTACGGAAGCTCGAAGACATCGTCATCTACGGCAACGACGCGTGGTACTCCACGTTCCCCTCGATCGTTCGTCTGGCTAGCGGTAAGCTCATCTGCGGCTTCCGCCGGGCCCCGGAGCGGCGCCTGCAGCCGGGCGGGGTCGTCACGCATGCCGACCCCAACAGCCAGGCCGTCTGCGTCACCTCCGCCGACGAGGGGCGGACGTGGGACCCCGAGCCGCAGCTCATCTACGCTCATCCCGCCGCCGGCTGCCAGGACCCGTGCCTCAGCCTCCTGGCCGACGGCGCCATCCTGTGCACACTGTTCGCCTGGCAGATCTACCCGGCGCAGTCCCAGAAGTTGGTGCCCGACGCGCCCTTCCTGGTGGACGGCAACGGTTGGACGATGAGCAACCTGGGAGTGCACACGTTGCGCTCCACCGACGGTGGGGTCTCCTGGGGGCCGGCCACCGTCGTCGAGCCCGCGCCCGGAGCCATGGACCGGCTGCCGGGTGTGCCCGCCCGCGGCGCCGTCAGGGGCCGGAGCGTCAGCTTGCCGGACGGCTCCGTCCTCATGCCCGTCTATGGCGGCAGCCGCCCGTCCCCGTCAGTGGCCTACCGCTCCACCGACGGCGGGCAGAGCTGGCGCTTCCTGTCGGTCATCGCCCACGACGCGACGGTGGACATGCACGAGCCGCACTTGCACCTGTGTCCCAGCGGCAAGGTCGTAGCCTTCATCCGCACCGCTGGCCTGGACGGCTATCTGGCCATGTGCCATTCCACCGACGGCGGCGCAACGTGGAGCGAGTGGGCGAAGACAGAAGTCTGGGGGCACCCCTTCACCACCGCCGTCGCCCCGGACGGGCGCGTCCTGCTGGCCTACGGCTACCGCCGCGAGCCGTTCGGCGTCCGCTGCCTGTTGCTGGACCCCGAGTGCGAGACGATTGACATGGCCGGTGAGCTGGTCCTGCGCGACGATCTGTACAACTTCGACATCGGCTATCCCTGGGCCGTGACACTCGGCGACGGCACCATCCTGGTGGCCTACTATGCCAACATTGCCGACGGCACCCGCCACATCGCGGGAACGTTCGTGGAGGTCCCATGAGGTTGCGCGCGTGCGGACACGCGCGCCCACGCGGCCCCGTCGGCTACGCCCGGTTCCCGAATCCCGAATCCCGCCTCCCGGACCCCGCCCATGACTTCACGACAACGCATGCTCATCGCCATGGCGAACGGCCAGCCGGATATGGTGCCGGTCGCGCCGGACACGTCGAACATGATCCCCTGCCGGCTCACCGGCAAGCCCTTCTGGGACATCTACCTGTACCAGGACCCGCCCTTGTGGGAAGCGTACATCCGCTGCTGCCAGCACTTCGGCTTCGACGGCTGGCTGCCCTCGGTGCCTCTGCAACTGGACTACGAGCTGGAGGCGGCCGCCGCCGGCCCGCAGTGGACCGAGGCCATCGTCCACCGGACCGCCGAACGCATCTACACGCGGCGCCGGGCGACCACTGACGGAGAGGACAAGTGGACGGACACCTGCACCGTCTACTACATCGCTGACCCACCCACAGGGAACGTCCCGCTGCGCAAGGTCGGGCTGCCTGAGGGCCCACCGGAGACGTGGGAGGACGTGACGGCTCGAACGAACTACCGTGGCCGGGAAGCCTTCGACCGGGCGCGGGAGCTGATGGGCGAGGCCGGCGTCGTCGGGGTCGCCGTGGGGACGCCGATGCTGGGGCTGTCCGCCGAGGCGGTCTACGAGTGGGCCGACAACCGGGACGCGGTCAGGGAGCGCTGTGAGCGGCAGGGGGAAGCCTGCGTCCGCCGCGCACGTGAGATCGTCAAGCTCCAGCCCGACTTCGTGCTCACGGGCGGCTCCGGCATGATGATCAACAATCCCGAGCCCATCTTCCGCGTGCTGTGCCTGCCGACGATTCAGGAAGTCACCCGCATCTGCAAGCAAGCGGGCGTCCCCTCGCAGATCCACTGCTGCGGGCCGGAGCGCGACCTGGTGCGCATCTGCGCCGAGGAGACCGACCTGTCGTCCATCAACCCGCTCGAAATCAAGCCCATGGGCGACTGTGACCTGGCCGACATCAAGCGCCGCTATGGGGCCAAGATCGGCCTGATGGGGAACCTGCACACGACCGAGGTGATGCTGCGGGGCACGCCGCAGACCGTCATCGAGGCGAGCCAGCGGGCGCTGGACGACGCGGCTGCTGGCGGGGGCTTCATCCTCTCGACGGGCGACCAGTGCGGCCGCGACACACCGGACGAGAACATCGCCGCGATGATCGAGACGGCGCGGGTGCACGGGCGGTACTGAGGGCGGAGCCGCGCCACGACGCCGGGCCGGACGGGGCTCGGGCCCATCCACTGCCCGTGGACGCCTCAGTTGTAGATCGTCGTGGCAGTGATGTCGAAGTTGCCCCGCTTGGCGTCCTTGGACCACTTGGCATGCCCGTCGGCGAAGGCGCAGTTCATGCCGCCGTTGTGGACGGCGAACGACGTGTTGCCATTGCGGTACAGTGTGTAGTGGTCCAGCCCGCGGAAGCGCCAGCACGAGGACTCACACACGGCGACTTTCTCGGCCGGGAGCTGGATCTGGCCCTCGGAGAACCCCATGCTGTAGCCAAGGCTATCGGTGACGTCACCATCGCCGTTGAAGTCACCATAGGTGGCGCTCTCGGTAATGGTGCAGATGCCGTACGTGCAGTACACGCCGCGAACCCGGGCATCCGACTCCGGCATGTGGGCCCCGAGGGTACACGCGGTGGTGTTCACCACTCCCCAACCGGACCCACTCGAAGGACACTTGAACATCTGCTGGTTCTTGACGTAGGGCATCATCTTCTCTACCCACAAGTACGGGCCAGAGAAGCGAACCAGCATCTCGTCATAGTCCTGGGAGTACATCTGCAGACCCAGCCCGATCTGCTTGAGGTTCGACAGGCAACTCGTCTGCCTGGCCTTCTCCCGAGCCTTGGCGAAGACGGGAAACAGGATCGCCGCCAGAATGGCGATGATGGCGATCACCACCAGCAACTCAATCAGTGTGAAGCCCTTGCGTACGCCCATGGATACTCATCCTCTCATGCTAGTGCCAACACCCGCACCACTCTCCCCCCCAAAGTCGTTCGACATCCCTAGTTATTCCCCCTTCTGCTCCGGAACATTCCTCTTTTCCTGCGTGTTGCCCCGTATAGGACTCCGTCGCGGCCGTCCTGCGCGGGGACATACCACCTGGCCCGACGGCCCAGAGAGGACGTTGTGCGCGCTCTGTCGAGGCTTGCCATCATGATCCTCGTCGCAGCCGCCGCCTGCGCGGCCGTCTGCACAGCCCTGCTGTGCCCGGCGCGCGCACAGGATGCCCCCGCACCGCCAGCAAAGGAGGACACCACCGTGAAGCAGGATACCAGCCAATGGAAGACGCTCACCCCCGAGGAGCAGCACGTCATCGTCGGCAAAGGGACCGACGCTCCGTTCACCGGTGAGTATGTGGACCTCACGGCGCCGGGCCTCTACACCTGCCGGCGCTGCGGGGCCGTGCTGTTCCGGTCGCAGGACAAGTTCCACTCCGGCAGCGGCTGGCCGTCCTTCGATGACACGATCTCCGGCGCCGTGACGCGCCAGCCCGATGCGGACGGGCGGCGAACGGAGATCATCTGCACGAACTGCGGCGGTCATCTGGGGCATGCCTTCCTTGGGGAGGGGATGACCCCCAGGAGCGTCCGGAACTGTGTGAACTCCACCGCCCTGACGTTCGTGCCCGAGGCGGAGGTGAGGGTAGGACGGGCGTACTTCGCCGGGGGATGCTTCTGGGGCGTGGAACACCTGCTCAAACAGCAGTCCGGCGTCATCGCCACCACGGTCGGCTACATGGGCGGCCATACCGACAACCCGACCTACCGCGACGTGTGCAGCCACACGACGGGCCACGCGGAAGCCGTCGAGGTGCTGTACGACCCGCAGCGGGTGGACTTCGAGGCGCTGGCCAAGCTGTTCTTCGAGATCCACGACCCGACCCAGGCCAACGGCCAGGGCCCGGACCTCGGCGACCAGTACCGTTCCGAGATCTTCACCACCACCGCCGAGCAGCAGGCCGTGGCGCGGAAGCTGATTGCCGATCTCAAGGCCAGGGGGATGGACGTGGTGACGCAGGTCACGCCGGCGGGCAAGTTCTGGCCGGCGGAGGAAGACCATCAGGACTACTACGACAAGACCGGCAAGCTGCCGTACTGCCACGCGCGCAAGCAGTTGTGGTGAGCCTCGCCGTGGGAGCAGTCACCGACCCCTACCCGCGCGTGCCCGAGGTCGCGGTCGGTGACCGCTCCCACGCCAGTGACCGCTCAGTCGTACCCCCCGTGCCTCCTCCCCACCTCGACCGCCAGGCTGTAGGACTCGAAGCTCACCGTCGGCGGCACCGAGTGGTCGGAATGCCAGATGTACCCCCCGCCCACCTTGGCCGCCTCGACCTTCGTCGCGACCTCGTGCGTGATCTCCTCACGGTCACCCCGGGCCAGGACATCCATGTCGGTATTGCCGAAGAAGCTGATCCGGTCGCCGTACAGCGGCTTGTAGCGCCGCACATCGTTGCCCGCGCGGGCTTCCAGGGGCTGGATGCAGTCGAAACCGGCCTCGATGAGCAGCGGGACGAACTCGCCGACATCGCCATCGCAGTGCAGGATCATGAACATGTCGTGCGCATGGCACAGCTCGGCGAAGCGCTGGTGGTAGCGGAGGACGTGCTCCCGGTACACGCGCGGCGAGAACAGCATCCCGTTGCGGTAGCACAGGTCGGAAAAGAACCAGACAGCATCGGGCGTCACGCCCTGCGCCAGCAGCTTGCGCAGCAGTTCCAGTGACATCTCGGCCTGGGTCGCCACCATCTCCTCGAACCACGTGGGCTGCTCCACCATCACCATCAGCGCCCGCTCCATCCCCAGCGTCCGCAGCACCCACCAGACCGGCTCGACCGGGTCGAAGGTGCTGAACTGCCCGTTGGCGGCGGCCTGCGGGTAGTGTTGGGCCAGCGCTCCGAGCCGGTCATCGGTCGGCTGCAGACGGTCGCGGTGTTGTGCCCAGTCCTGCGGCGTCTTGATCAGGTGATCCACCTCGCACGGGGGGGCGTAGTTGTCCTTCCATACCTTGTGGGTGGACCCATCGGCGTCCCGCTCCAGCTTCCAGTCCTCGCCCTCCTCGACCAGCTCCACCGGCAGACCCAGGCTGCAGTTCGGCCCGCTGATGGCGATGGTGTCCAGGCCGAAGTACGCCGCTGGGCTCTGCTCGGCGGGGAGGCCTTCACCGCGCCAGCGCTCCACGGTCTGGGGCCAGAAGCAGATCTCGCACATCGGGATGCGGTCGGGCTCACGGTGGCTCAACGTGGTGCGCAGGCGCTCGCGGCTGGTCATGGTGGACAGTCCTCGTGCCATAGTGGTCCGGTTTGGGTGCTACTGTTCCGGCCAGACATTCGTTCCCGGCGGAGGCAGCCAGTGATCGGGATCGGGCGCCGCGAACTGCCGCCGCCACTGCGCCAGGAGCGCTCTGGGGGCACGCCGGGCCAGTACCCCGAGCGACCGCTGCGCATCGAACCCCGCCTGCACGCGCTCGTGGAACTGCTCGCGCAGCCCCCGCAGCTCCGGCGCGTCGGCCACATTCCTCAGCTCACCGGGGTCCTCCTCCAGATTGAACAGCAGCGGAGGGAACCCCGGGTACCACAGCAGCTTCCACGGCCCCTGTCGGATCATGCGTCCAGGCGGCTCGTGGCCATAGCCGACCATTTCGGAGAAGACGGCGTCGTCCCAGTCGGCCGGCACGGCGCCCTCCAGCAGCGGCCGCAGCGACCGCCCGGCCACGTGCGGAAGGGGTTCGGCGCCCGCGTAGTCCAGGAGCGTCGGGCCCAGGTCCAGCAGGCTGGCGTTGAGGGCGCATTCGCGCGCTTCTGGCAGTCGCCCCGGGGCGCTGACGATCAGGGGCACGCCGACGGAGCCCTCGTAGAAGCTGGTCTTGCACCACCACCCATTCTCCCCGATGCAGTCGCCGTGGTCGGAGGTGTAGATGACGATGGTGTTGTCGGCCAGCCCGGTCTCACGGAGAGTACCCAGCAGCCGCCCGACGAGACCGTCGACGACCTCCACCAGCCCGTAGTACGCGGCCCGGGCGCTGCGGACCTGGTCGGGCGTCAGCTCGTCGAAGCCCCGGCCCTGGCGCATGCCGCGCACCGGCTCCGGCACGCTCTCCAGGTACCCATCGGGCAGCCGCGGCGGCTCGACGCGGTCGAGGTAGTAGTCGTAGAGGGCCTTCGGGGCGATGTACGGGCAGTGGGGCAACACGAGCCCGGTGACCAGGCAGAAAGGGTCTTCGGGGTGCTCGGCGCGCTCGCGCAGGTACTCCTGGCATCCCCCCAGCACCGCCTCGTCGAAGGCCTGGTACGAGGTGCGGCCCGGCCCGGAGACCTCCACGGTGGCGCGGGTCTGCCCGGTGCTGACCGTGGGGATGTGCCCGAGGTCAATGCCTGGCCCGCCGGGCACGGACGCGGTCACGTCGCCCACCAGACGCCGGTGGAAGCCATGGCGCTGGTCGGGACCGACGAAGTGCATCCGGCCGCCGAGCGTCACCTCATACCCCGCCGCGCCCAGGCTGTGGGCGAAGGTCGGGACATCCGACGGCAGGTAGCAGCCGTTGGTGTACACGTCGAGGTCGCTGCAGTGCCGCCCGGTCAGGAAGGTCATCCGCGAGGGGACGCACAGGGGCGAGCCGCAGGTCGCGCTGCCAAAGCGCACGCCGTCGGCGGCGAGGGCGTCCAGGTGCGGCGTCCGGACGACCCTATCTCCCGCACAGCCCATCACGTGCGGGTTGTGCTGGTCCGACATGATGAGCAGGAAGTGCGGGCGGTCGGCCATCTACTGCTCCACGAGCTTCACGAGTTGGGGCGTCGCAGTGATGTGGTAGTACTCCGCGATATTCGAGACGGTCGGCAGGATCCAGTTGGCCGCCGGGAAGGAAGACATCGAGACCTGCTTGTAGTGCTCCACCTGCTCGGGAGTGTACTGCATCCAGGAGGTGCCGTGACCATAGATCCAGCAGTACTTGCCGCTGAAGCTGCGGGCGGCGGCAAACTGCGGACCGAACTCGGCGAGGGGGTAGTTCTCGCTTTTGTCCGCGTACGAGCCGGTGATCTTGTCGCCGTAGGTCTCCTTCTTGCCCGACCACCCCAGGAACTTGCCGTCGTTGTCGGTAATGGCCCGGTAGTACCCCAGCGGCCAGCAACCAAGGGCCAGGTCGCCGTACTTCCGCCAATACGTCCGCTCCCGGGCGGGCAGCTTCTCCGTCGTGGCGTCCCGGACGCTCTCGGCGAAGTCGCGCAGGGCCCACGGGGCGCGCATCTGGTAGGTGCTCTCGGTGAGTTGGTGGATGCCGCGCGTGTAGTGCGTGCGTTCCATCCCCTCGATCATCCCGGCGAAGATGGAGGCCCACAGCGGCCCGTAGTGGATCGAGCCCTCCGGCAAGGTCAGCAGCTCCACCTGCGGGTACTCGCGGATGACGCTCTCGAAGATCGTGGCCCAGCGCTCCTGGGTCTTGGTGGCGAGTTCCGCGGGGGTGTGCCGCCCTCCGTAGCCCTTCCACGCCGGGTCGAACTGGTAGGCGGTGTACTCCGTGTCTACGGCAAAGCACGGGAACTTCGCCAGCCGGGCAAAGCGCGCCGCCTCGCGGAAGTTGGCAGTGATCCTGGCGTAGCCCGCGTCGTCGAACGGGTCGGGCAGGTCGGTGTAGAACGCCACCTTCAGGACGTTGGCATCTACCCCGGCCTTGAGACACCTGGCGTTGGCGGCGCGGCATTCCTGGAGCAGCTTGTCATCCTCGCCGCGCGTGTTGGGGTCCTTGTCCACGGCCCACACGTCGCTCCAGATGTCCGAGTAGACGTTGTCAATGAACGCGCCGGAGAAGCCTCGCGCGTGCCACTTCTCGGCCTCATCGGCCCAGGACATCAGATGCGTGCTGAAGTACAGGAGCCTCGGCTGCTGCCGGGCGGGGCGCTTGTCGGGCACGATGCTCGCGCGGGCCTCCTGGCACGGCTCGAGGGCGATGTCATCGAAC encodes the following:
- a CDS encoding DUF2993 domain-containing protein, which encodes MVATAAWPAMTPDQVAARIRSRMTHLWKVQNLRIAVTPHPGNAGMDKGAFKQIKVTADSVTVDGVKMTQVLMQAQDLVLDLPRLRTRNDVKVLRRGSDRIHAKVSEADLNRALTFKKNRIENMRIKLGHGNLVITGKYRFGLATNFMAQGRLECPDGYRISFIPTKASVGGLPLPTAPLRTLLKKINPLLDLQKIPMSPKVDRLIVQPGYLSVQG
- a CDS encoding glycoside hydrolase translates to MALRKLEDIVIYGNDAWYSTFPSIVRLASGKLICGFRRAPERRLQPGGVVTHADPNSQAVCVTSADEGRTWDPEPQLIYAHPAAGCQDPCLSLLADGAILCTLFAWQIYPAQSQKLVPDAPFLVDGNGWTMSNLGVHTLRSTDGGVSWGPATVVEPAPGAMDRLPGVPARGAVRGRSVSLPDGSVLMPVYGGSRPSPSVAYRSTDGGQSWRFLSVIAHDATVDMHEPHLHLCPSGKVVAFIRTAGLDGYLAMCHSTDGGATWSEWAKTEVWGHPFTTAVAPDGRVLLAYGYRREPFGVRCLLLDPECETIDMAGELVLRDDLYNFDIGYPWAVTLGDGTILVAYYANIADGTRHIAGTFVEVP
- a CDS encoding bifunctional methionine sulfoxide reductase B/A protein, with product MKQDTSQWKTLTPEEQHVIVGKGTDAPFTGEYVDLTAPGLYTCRRCGAVLFRSQDKFHSGSGWPSFDDTISGAVTRQPDADGRRTEIICTNCGGHLGHAFLGEGMTPRSVRNCVNSTALTFVPEAEVRVGRAYFAGGCFWGVEHLLKQQSGVIATTVGYMGGHTDNPTYRDVCSHTTGHAEAVEVLYDPQRVDFEALAKLFFEIHDPTQANGQGPDLGDQYRSEIFTTTAEQQAVARKLIADLKARGMDVVTQVTPAGKFWPAEEDHQDYYDKTGKLPYCHARKQLW
- a CDS encoding Gfo/Idh/MocA family oxidoreductase is translated as MRIAILGASHWHVRLMYVEALQKLGEEIVALGECLPGKLALTDGLVDCPSYTDYDKLIAEQKPDFVFAHAPHADMTALADWLVERRLPFHMEKPMGVDWRKLEPVATMARTEGVFASVALVSRYYAVVQWLRERREQIGRVNHYYYRLFAGDPGRYREWGVEWMLDPARAGAGPLFNFGPHVVDLFFYLCVQEVTQVSAHWTRGLHGEPIEDLCSLTMVGAEGEIGVGEVSYSMPEGYERYFSLDSANLHCGGPEMGDMTVYWRDGRSERVVGNTADDVYFSYTKDTLERFRAGQPPVAGMDDMVKTLRVLNAARESAQTGQPVRIGGH
- a CDS encoding sulfatase-like hydrolase/transferase, translated to MADRPHFLLIMSDQHNPHVMGCAGDRVVRTPHLDALAADGVRFGSATCGSPLCVPSRMTFLTGRHCSDLDVYTNGCYLPSDVPTFAHSLGAAGYEVTLGGRMHFVGPDQRHGFHRRLVGDVTASVPGGPGIDLGHIPTVSTGQTRATVEVSGPGRTSYQAFDEAVLGGCQEYLRERAEHPEDPFCLVTGLVLPHCPYIAPKALYDYYLDRVEPPRLPDGYLESVPEPVRGMRQGRGFDELTPDQVRSARAAYYGLVEVVDGLVGRLLGTLRETGLADNTIVIYTSDHGDCIGENGWWCKTSFYEGSVGVPLIVSAPGRLPEARECALNASLLDLGPTLLDYAGAEPLPHVAGRSLRPLLEGAVPADWDDAVFSEMVGYGHEPPGRMIRQGPWKLLWYPGFPPLLFNLEEDPGELRNVADAPELRGLREQFHERVQAGFDAQRSLGVLARRAPRALLAQWRRQFAAPDPDHWLPPPGTNVWPEQ
- a CDS encoding DUF1559 domain-containing protein, giving the protein MGVRKGFTLIELLVVIAIIAILAAILFPVFAKAREKARQTSCLSNLKQIGLGLQMYSQDYDEMLVRFSGPYLWVEKMMPYVKNQQMFKCPSSGSGWGVVNTTACTLGAHMPESDARVRGVYCTYGICTITESATYGDFNGDGDVTDSLGYSMGFSEGQIQLPAEKVAVCESSCWRFRGLDHYTLYRNGNTSFAVHNGGMNCAFADGHAKWSKDAKRGNFDITATTIYN
- a CDS encoding DUF4091 domain-containing protein, with translation MTPPLPVWLILMLILLAALPAQAKYPDDLPPAEKAIAGTVDPWGLPFSDSLRAFDERFGPDSRFALGVTHDLVKVWPLKYWFRGQSVATRGDQPGLLQTEPRWAAAGDTVAFQVVVLPRMGAADATYTVQAGVDGCPGAQIETFREVFVKTAQPGYPRYPVDRWPDPLVPASEVALSGTDCGAFWVDVKLPAGAPAGLVTARVKVTDGTQTNTLEERFRIVPGLPLRPRDFPLVAWFRPRYGKKSLSQDQMLGMAKLALDHNMQAMDILKGTFKPDDPAEFDRIHDGLAAAGQNVFELDAPGKKYDYKLLYDHIKAKGWLDQALVYSNNDEPLTETFEQSNVPWCQDMKQKYPGLRVFLASAYHQGMERGCDIWMTDLSTEGYDPEGMRHLKAPTLWHYYCHLPIHIQFRAPLTMAPNMEVDCDALQHRLALWMSDYYGAKGVFIWAGFSAGGIKDDFWQTLELEQTPGGYPYGGIHNGNNYLVYPPQSDGGPVLPSVRLKVLRAGMQDLALLRVARQMLADGKVKGAKARKLKELLNPTPGLFVHPQYWDRLPETLLAREQAILQALAQ